One genomic window of Streptomyces sp. WP-1 includes the following:
- a CDS encoding cytochrome P450 — MSGPVDLAFDPWDPAFTADPYPAYAEVRARGRVVRYEPTDQWLVPHHADVSALLRDRRLGRTYQHRFSHEEFGKSAPPPAHEPFRTLNDHGMLDLEPPDHTRIRRLVSKAFTPRTVERLRPYVHGLAGELVRGLVRDGGGDLLTDVAEPLPVAVIAEMLGIPEADRGQLRPWSAAICGMYELNPSEDTAVRAVRASVEFTEYLRELIAERRGRPGDDLISGLIAAHDEDDDRLTEQEMVSTAVLLLNAGHEATVNATVNGWWALFRNPAQLAALRADHSLIPTAIEELMRYDTPLQLFERWVLDDIEIDGTVIPRGAEIALLFGSANHDPAVFPDPTRLDLTRADNPHISFSAGIHYCIGAPLARLELTASMTALLNQAPTLTLAKEPTRKPNFVIRGLEGLSVEVR; from the coding sequence ATGTCAGGGCCTGTAGACCTCGCTTTCGACCCCTGGGACCCGGCGTTCACGGCCGATCCGTACCCGGCGTACGCCGAGGTGCGGGCGCGCGGGCGGGTGGTGCGGTACGAGCCCACCGACCAGTGGCTGGTGCCGCACCACGCGGATGTCTCGGCGCTGCTGCGGGACCGGCGGCTCGGGCGGACGTACCAGCACCGGTTCTCGCACGAGGAGTTCGGCAAGAGCGCGCCGCCTCCCGCGCACGAGCCGTTCCGGACGCTCAACGATCACGGGATGCTGGACCTGGAGCCGCCGGACCACACCCGGATCCGGCGGCTGGTGTCGAAGGCGTTCACCCCGCGCACGGTGGAGCGGCTGAGGCCGTACGTGCACGGCCTGGCCGGCGAACTGGTCCGGGGCCTCGTCCGGGACGGCGGCGGGGACCTGCTGACGGACGTCGCCGAGCCGCTGCCGGTGGCGGTGATCGCCGAGATGCTCGGCATCCCGGAGGCGGACCGGGGGCAGCTGCGGCCCTGGTCGGCGGCGATCTGCGGGATGTACGAGCTGAACCCGTCCGAGGACACGGCGGTCCGTGCGGTCCGCGCGTCGGTCGAATTCACCGAATACCTGCGGGAGTTGATCGCCGAGCGGCGGGGGCGCCCCGGGGACGACCTGATCTCCGGGCTCATCGCCGCGCACGACGAGGACGACGACCGGCTGACCGAGCAGGAGATGGTCTCCACCGCCGTCCTGCTGCTCAACGCGGGCCACGAGGCCACCGTCAACGCCACGGTCAACGGCTGGTGGGCGCTCTTCCGCAACCCCGCCCAGCTGGCCGCGCTGCGCGCCGACCACTCCCTGATCCCGACCGCGATCGAGGAGCTGATGCGCTACGACACCCCGCTCCAGCTCTTCGAGCGCTGGGTCCTGGACGACATCGAGATCGACGGCACGGTGATTCCGCGCGGCGCCGAGATCGCCCTGCTCTTCGGCTCCGCCAACCACGACCCCGCCGTCTTCCCCGACCCCACCCGCCTCGACCTCACCCGCGCCGACAACCCCCACATCTCCTTCAGCGCCGGCATCCACTACTGCATCGGCGCCCCCTTGGCCCGCCTCGAACTGACCGCCTCCATGACCGCCCTCCTGAACCAGGCCCCCACCCTCACCCTGGCAAAGGAACCGACCCGCAAACCGAACTTCGTCATCCGGGGCCTGGAGGGCCTGAGCGTGGAAGTGCGGTGA
- a CDS encoding response regulator transcription factor — protein sequence MTIRVLIADDQMMVREGFSVLLNAMPDIEVVGEAVNGREAVERVRQLAPDVVLMDIRMPEMNGIEATREIVAAGTAAKVLVLTTFDLDEYVYQALRAGASGFLLKDASARQLADGVRVVASGEALLAPSVTKRLISEFSRLAEVRRPLPTTQSGAYGDLTERETEVLVLIAQGLSNAEIAERLVVAESTTKTHVSRILVKLGLRDRTQAAVFAYEARLVTPG from the coding sequence ATGACGATCCGTGTCCTGATAGCGGACGACCAGATGATGGTCCGCGAGGGCTTCTCCGTCCTGCTGAACGCGATGCCCGACATCGAGGTCGTCGGCGAGGCCGTCAACGGCCGCGAGGCGGTGGAGCGGGTACGGCAACTCGCCCCGGACGTCGTCCTGATGGACATCCGCATGCCCGAGATGAACGGCATCGAGGCGACCCGTGAGATCGTCGCGGCCGGCACCGCGGCGAAGGTCCTCGTGCTGACCACCTTCGACCTGGACGAGTACGTCTACCAGGCCCTGCGCGCGGGCGCCTCCGGTTTCCTCCTCAAGGACGCCTCCGCCCGCCAACTGGCCGACGGCGTAAGGGTGGTGGCCTCGGGCGAGGCGCTGCTCGCGCCCTCCGTCACCAAACGCCTGATCTCCGAGTTCTCCCGCCTGGCGGAGGTCCGCCGTCCCCTGCCCACCACCCAGAGCGGCGCCTACGGCGACCTCACCGAGCGGGAGACCGAGGTCCTCGTCCTCATCGCCCAGGGCCTGTCCAACGCGGAGATCGCCGAACGCCTGGTCGTGGCCGAGTCCACCACCAAGACCCACGTCAGCCGCATCCTGGTCAAACTGGGTCTGCGCGACCGCACCCAGGCGGCGGTCTTCGCGTACGAGGCGCGGCTGGTGACGCCGGGCTGA
- a CDS encoding diacylglycerol kinase family protein — MSDQLLVIIDPGARQTDGESVRIAKDVLSAGAAAKVCLPEGPEEFARALGRRGSRRPVVVGDDAALVRAVTLLHREREPAGCALSVVPVGETLTLAASLGVPTGAVAAARAVLDGAERRLDLLADDSGGLVLGALAIPPAPARVPAPTPMAAAGRPWYRSLVRTLTPRPTRLSAIPAPGPTRLRVEVDGEALVDLDQPVESLSLAPAGGGLAELEVRPLSTGTAAGPLRAAGHTVTVTGPDFHYRADAKVTGPVRRRTWRVAEGAWGLVLPARG; from the coding sequence ATGTCCGATCAGCTGCTGGTGATCATCGATCCGGGGGCACGGCAGACGGACGGGGAGTCCGTACGGATCGCGAAAGACGTGCTCAGCGCGGGTGCGGCGGCCAAGGTGTGTCTTCCGGAGGGGCCGGAGGAATTCGCCCGGGCACTGGGCCGTCGGGGTTCCCGCCGGCCGGTGGTGGTGGGCGACGACGCCGCCCTGGTGCGCGCGGTGACCCTGCTGCACCGGGAGCGGGAACCGGCCGGATGCGCGCTGTCGGTGGTGCCGGTGGGCGAGACGCTCACCCTGGCGGCGTCCCTGGGCGTGCCGACCGGCGCGGTGGCGGCGGCGCGGGCGGTGCTGGACGGCGCGGAGCGGCGCCTGGACCTGCTGGCCGACGACAGCGGCGGCCTGGTGCTCGGCGCGCTCGCCATCCCCCCGGCCCCGGCGCGGGTGCCCGCGCCCACGCCGATGGCGGCCGCCGGCCGACCCTGGTACCGGTCCCTGGTGCGCACCCTGACCCCGCGCCCGACCCGGCTGTCCGCGATACCCGCCCCCGGCCCCACCCGGCTGCGGGTGGAGGTCGACGGCGAGGCGCTGGTGGACCTCGACCAGCCGGTGGAGTCCCTCTCCCTGGCCCCGGCCGGCGGCGGTCTCGCCGAGCTGGAGGTCCGCCCCCTCTCGACGGGTACCGCGGCCGGGCCCCTGCGGGCCGCCGGGCACACGGTCACGGTCACGGGCCCCGACTTCCACTACCGGGCCGACGCGAAGGTGACGGGCCCGGTACGGCGGCGGACCTGGCGGGTGGCCGAGGGGGCGTGGGGACTGGTGCTGCCCGCCCGCGGATGA
- a CDS encoding APC family permease: protein MAVDEGVVPAADTDGGETIHRLKPNAVGLLGVVFMAVATAAPITAMTGNVPFMVSSGNGIGAPASYLVAMVVLAIFSVGFTSMAKHITSTGAFYGFISYGLGRTIGLASGLLATFAYVVFEPALIGIFSTFATTTLRDQTGVHLPWWSFAILMLAINATGTWFGVSVAEKLLVVLLATEVTVLAAMAVSVALHGGGPHGFSLAPVDPVNAFKGTSAGLGLFFAFWSWVGFESTAMYGEESRDPKRIIPKATMVSVLGVGVFYVLVSWMAICGNGEREAVRAASSANPLSMFFVPTERYVGHWAVDVMQWLMITGSLACGMAFHNCAARYLYALGREGVLPSMQRTVGRTHARHGSPHIAGLVQTGVAAVLIGAFWIAGKDPYTGTYVLLAILGTMAILVVQAVCSFAVLAYFRSHHPESRHWFRTFAAPLVGGVAMLGVVVLLVSNMGAAAGSESGSLVLRATPWLVGAVAVVGVAYARYLKRRAPERYALVGRTVLEETKER, encoded by the coding sequence ATGGCAGTGGACGAGGGTGTCGTACCGGCGGCGGACACCGACGGAGGCGAAACGATTCATCGGCTGAAACCCAATGCCGTCGGGCTGCTCGGTGTGGTGTTCATGGCCGTGGCCACGGCCGCGCCGATCACCGCGATGACCGGGAACGTGCCGTTCATGGTGTCGTCCGGCAATGGCATCGGGGCGCCCGCGAGTTATCTCGTCGCAATGGTCGTACTGGCAATCTTTTCCGTCGGATTCACCTCGATGGCGAAGCACATCACGTCGACGGGCGCCTTCTACGGATTCATCTCCTACGGCCTCGGCCGCACGATCGGGCTCGCCTCCGGGCTGCTCGCCACCTTCGCTTACGTCGTCTTCGAGCCCGCGCTCATCGGGATCTTCTCCACCTTCGCCACGACCACCCTCCGGGACCAGACCGGGGTGCACCTGCCCTGGTGGTCCTTCGCGATCCTGATGCTGGCGATCAACGCCACCGGCACCTGGTTCGGGGTCAGCGTCGCCGAGAAACTGCTGGTGGTGCTGCTGGCGACCGAGGTCACGGTGCTCGCCGCGATGGCCGTCTCGGTCGCCCTGCACGGCGGCGGGCCGCACGGGTTCAGCCTCGCGCCGGTCGACCCGGTCAACGCGTTCAAGGGCACGTCCGCCGGGCTCGGCCTGTTCTTCGCCTTCTGGTCCTGGGTCGGCTTCGAGTCCACGGCGATGTACGGCGAGGAGTCCCGCGACCCCAAGCGGATCATCCCCAAGGCCACGATGGTCAGCGTCCTGGGCGTCGGGGTCTTCTACGTCCTCGTCTCCTGGATGGCCATCTGCGGCAACGGCGAGAGGGAGGCCGTGCGGGCGGCGTCCTCCGCGAACCCCCTCTCGATGTTCTTCGTCCCCACCGAGCGGTACGTCGGCCACTGGGCCGTCGACGTCATGCAGTGGCTGATGATCACCGGGTCGCTGGCCTGCGGGATGGCCTTCCACAACTGCGCCGCGCGCTATCTGTACGCCCTGGGCCGCGAGGGCGTGCTGCCCTCCATGCAGCGCACCGTCGGCCGCACCCACGCCCGGCACGGCTCGCCGCATATCGCCGGGCTGGTGCAGACGGGGGTGGCGGCGGTGCTGATCGGCGCGTTCTGGATCGCGGGGAAGGATCCGTACACGGGCACGTACGTGCTGCTCGCGATCCTCGGCACGATGGCGATCCTCGTCGTCCAGGCCGTCTGCTCGTTCGCCGTGCTGGCGTACTTCCGCTCGCACCACCCGGAGAGCCGGCACTGGTTCCGCACGTTCGCCGCGCCACTGGTGGGCGGGGTGGCGATGCTCGGGGTGGTGGTGCTGCTGGTGTCCAACATGGGGGCGGCGGCCGGGAGCGAGTCGGGGTCGCTGGTGCTGCGGGCCACGCCGTGGCTGGTGGGGGCGGTCGCGGTGGTGGGGGTGGCGTACGCGCGGTACCTCAAGCGGCGGGCGCCGGAGCGGTATGCGCTGGTGGGGCGGACGGTACTGGAGGAGACGAAGGAGAGGTGA